One part of the Patescibacteria group bacterium genome encodes these proteins:
- a CDS encoding chitobiase/beta-hexosaminidase C-terminal domain-containing protein, giving the protein MRKKIVSLSLLVLLLLFGVYSLKVNASTVTGDLNTGLNSNSGNMDGIVIAAPTPSPAAGTYTSAQNVTLTAAGSTAICYTIDGSTPGCTNATSCSAGSLYSGAISVSSSKTIKSLACYNNNSAGPVATSAYTINISSGGGGGGGGGNTTYCSAVTYSAWGTCVGSQQYRSVVSQTPSGCTLTTTQQIALQQACTAATSTPPVNEPVTPETPVTPPSSDIINDILDEAGIVSSGNPDDLLGHLNNTRDESREGIGATKYGKILSLDKKLTRDELDAIVRFIVYGTRTTQILGEGERAGVINSYFQAYSKLPNTEEEWADVIKIANGRWPVERSTKAENQAKLEFRKVYARNANLSNNIDENAIMVIAYGLLPSQRNLNSEKVAIKTFKWVYGHNPVSALAWNVVRAIAYSGATR; this is encoded by the coding sequence ATGAGAAAAAAGATTGTCAGCTTATCCCTGTTGGTCCTGTTGCTATTATTCGGAGTTTATTCCTTAAAGGTTAATGCTTCTACGGTCACAGGAGATTTAAACACCGGCTTAAATAGTAATTCTGGCAACATGGACGGCATCGTTATCGCCGCTCCCACTCCATCTCCGGCGGCCGGAACCTATACGAGCGCGCAAAATGTGACTTTAACAGCGGCCGGTTCGACGGCGATTTGCTACACCATCGATGGCTCTACTCCGGGCTGTACCAATGCTACCTCTTGCAGCGCCGGTAGCTTATATTCCGGGGCAATTTCCGTCTCATCTTCCAAAACCATTAAGAGTCTAGCTTGCTATAATAATAATTCTGCTGGCCCAGTTGCTACTAGCGCCTATACTATCAATATCTCTTCTGGCGGCGGCGGAGGCGGCGGAGGTGGTAACACCACCTACTGCTCAGCCGTAACTTATTCTGCTTGGGGAACTTGCGTAGGTAGCCAGCAATATCGTAGCGTTGTCTCCCAAACACCTAGTGGCTGCACTCTAACCACCACCCAGCAGATCGCTTTACAGCAGGCTTGCACGGCAGCGACTTCCACTCCGCCGGTTAATGAACCAGTTACTCCAGAAACGCCAGTGACGCCCCCCTCATCCGATATTATTAACGATATTTTAGATGAAGCGGGAATCGTCAGTTCTGGTAATCCGGACGATTTACTGGGCCACCTCAATAACACCCGGGATGAGAGCCGCGAAGGTATCGGTGCGACTAAGTATGGCAAGATTTTATCTCTTGATAAGAAACTAACTCGTGATGAATTGGATGCTATCGTCCGTTTCATTGTCTACGGTACCCGTACCACCCAGATTTTAGGGGAAGGGGAAAGAGCTGGGGTTATCAATTCCTATTTCCAGGCCTATTCCAAACTTCCGAATACTGAGGAAGAGTGGGCCGATGTCATTAAGATCGCTAACGGCCGGTGGCCGGTAGAACGAAGTACTAAGGCGGAAAACCAAGCTAAGTTAGAATTCCGCAAGGTCTATGCCCGTAATGCCAACTTAAGCAATAATATTGATGAGAACGCGATCATGGTAATCGCCTATGGCCTATTACCATCCCAGCGCAATCTAAACAGCGAAAAGGTGGCCATCAAGACTTTCAAATGGGTCTATGGGCATAATCCGGTCAGCGCTTTAGCTTGGAATGTCGTTCGCGCGATCGCCTATAGCGGTGCTACCAGATAA
- a CDS encoding Ig-like domain-containing protein, translating into MKKIFNDKVWGKLFFSVLFVALIAGFGLYAPAANAASSYTVTETTATVGTATNLEIEYTVDSGVQTWADGDTLTITLPNNFPIWSSMTMSAEYDTDTTNNGVGETPIAQGAGNGEYSHDGQRVLTIKWNVTGWGAVVDDASTIRILVTADAVPMYEDATSTFTFGGTTAAGGDTNPSSTDDVNVSAADPNASIDVSAIDTVGETGNVVATFDIDYPLVNNDQVWITFPANYDVSGATYVSDTFTGDFDTCAVAGQTVKCDANGGIASQGSGTITISGIKAKYEAAASTYTTALYDVSATSNISSASDDAIGATYAATSFTGSGINASEVTLVGDTAGQVIFAITFPVALAAGDTIKITFPDNYDVSGLTQAAGQNYNLDQDVTVAVAGQVVTLTLSGAQTAGTGEIINFEANKILAKYAATGQTASILIEKSTGQDVLAASTDAGVTDTIENTTAADPVSSINVTAISEYNKTGNTVVSFTIPYALANDDELRLTLPASYNVASAAYVSDTFTGSFDACTAAGQTITCTANGAMTAETATVTISGIRAASNTPADASTYTTTLYDISASAIIATANDDAIAATTADATAPTLDTGNVIANNSPAADTITLQFSENMDETTAENVANYIVTNNGGSITYNIATAVLTNDTVVLTLATVNPADPTTFMTSTDVAAHIKVTPSVNIKDANGVAYGGLQITESGGSLVDATAPTLAAGSIIVNNQNQPNTITLTFSEPMDHTQAETVGNYLVQSNDLGITYGIASAAQDLGGTVITLTLNAVNPADNTTFITNADATAGIKVTPNANLEDVSGFNYAAGLVLATEDGFQDITPPTLPAANIDVNNSVSPNTITLQFSEKLNKTTAEDITHYTVTNNAAGISYTIASAALTNDTVVLTLAAFDKDDPQTYITNAAIAGHIKVTPSTHILDVVGTAYAGALVTEAGGSHTLHSSVPTVTVGGTSVDKAGDTITLTFNEEMDTSTITNAIVQADTNVTLDYSDDAGNTNQANIPLTNATVSWNAAKLVATITLNEATDSAYIPDGKFLGATLSGVTDIYGIAEAGSEVYSGAGIAKEATVPTIVVTANSVNAGGDTITITSDEVLSSTATTIGNWTVQYDDNGAGLNIQTVTLANAVATINAAKTVVTITLDEVTDGASIPSSKYVKVTPNATNIKDLVGNNGVAADYTAAGVSSESTAPTISATSVADGATGVAVNPTISVTFSEALSPATVNSNTVKLYTDVGNNNAVNIGTDTEVPVTISLENNGASTKIYITPNSNLSNSGNYIYRISTGVKDLSGNALAANADYDFTTVAQSNGSLAVTSISTTRSYATADDTWGNGWAWTFNITVPTSETSFRMKFSNWISGSNTIAAANNIRFYSAQASANADADNARLITAAATNSDAIILDGDLDANTAGRQIQVTVEAKVPAGSSGGSYSTSYGVTSNLPS; encoded by the coding sequence GGGAGCAGTTGTTGATGATGCTTCAACTATCCGTATTTTAGTCACAGCTGATGCTGTTCCGATGTATGAAGATGCTACCTCTACTTTCACTTTTGGTGGAACGACTGCAGCTGGCGGCGATACTAATCCTAGCAGCACGGATGACGTTAACGTTTCCGCGGCTGATCCTAACGCTAGTATTGACGTGAGCGCGATTGATACTGTAGGTGAAACTGGCAATGTAGTCGCTACTTTTGATATCGATTATCCTTTAGTTAATAATGACCAAGTGTGGATAACTTTTCCCGCTAATTACGATGTTTCCGGAGCCACCTATGTTTCCGATACTTTTACTGGTGATTTTGACACCTGCGCTGTTGCTGGCCAGACAGTCAAATGCGATGCTAATGGCGGTATTGCCTCTCAAGGAAGCGGCACGATAACTATTAGCGGTATTAAGGCCAAATATGAAGCGGCTGCAAGCACCTATACCACCGCTTTATATGATGTTTCCGCTACTTCCAATATTTCTTCGGCTTCTGATGATGCGATTGGTGCGACTTATGCCGCTACTAGCTTTACCGGATCAGGTATAAACGCTTCTGAAGTTACTTTGGTGGGCGACACTGCCGGTCAAGTTATTTTTGCCATAACTTTTCCAGTAGCTTTGGCTGCCGGCGATACCATCAAAATAACTTTCCCTGATAATTATGATGTTTCTGGTTTAACCCAAGCCGCTGGCCAGAATTACAATTTAGATCAAGATGTCACCGTAGCCGTGGCGGGGCAGGTAGTTACCTTGACTTTATCAGGGGCTCAAACGGCAGGAACTGGAGAAATTATTAATTTTGAAGCTAATAAGATTTTGGCTAAATATGCCGCTACCGGGCAAACCGCGTCCATTCTTATTGAGAAATCTACGGGGCAAGATGTTTTGGCCGCTTCAACTGATGCCGGCGTGACTGATACTATCGAAAACACCACAGCTGCTGATCCAGTTTCTAGCATTAATGTCACCGCTATTTCTGAATATAACAAGACTGGCAATACTGTTGTGTCTTTTACCATCCCATATGCTTTAGCTAATGATGATGAACTAAGACTAACTTTGCCAGCTAGCTATAATGTCGCTAGCGCTGCTTACGTTTCTGATACTTTTACCGGAAGTTTTGATGCTTGTACAGCAGCAGGACAAACAATAACCTGTACCGCTAATGGTGCTATGACCGCTGAAACGGCAACGGTTACTATTTCTGGCATCAGAGCTGCTTCTAACACCCCAGCCGATGCTTCAACTTATACGACAACTCTGTATGATATTTCGGCTAGTGCTATAATTGCTACCGCTAATGATGACGCCATCGCGGCCACCACTGCTGACGCTACCGCTCCAACATTAGACACTGGTAATGTGATTGCTAATAATAGTCCAGCCGCAGATACTATCACTCTTCAGTTTAGCGAAAACATGGATGAAACTACTGCAGAAAATGTAGCTAACTATATCGTTACTAATAATGGCGGGTCTATAACCTATAATATCGCTACCGCCGTCTTAACTAATGACACTGTTGTCTTAACTCTGGCCACTGTTAATCCGGCTGACCCAACTACTTTCATGACCAGCACGGATGTAGCGGCTCACATTAAAGTTACTCCGAGCGTAAATATTAAGGACGCTAATGGCGTGGCCTATGGCGGTTTGCAGATTACAGAAAGCGGGGGATCTTTAGTTGATGCTACTGCCCCAACTTTAGCCGCTGGTTCCATCATTGTTAATAATCAGAATCAGCCGAATACGATAACTTTAACTTTCAGCGAGCCAATGGATCATACTCAGGCAGAAACCGTTGGTAATTACTTAGTACAAAGCAATGATTTGGGTATAACTTATGGCATCGCTTCCGCCGCCCAAGATCTTGGCGGAACCGTTATTACCTTAACTTTGAATGCTGTTAACCCCGCTGATAATACTACTTTTATCACTAATGCCGACGCTACGGCGGGGATTAAGGTGACTCCTAATGCTAACCTAGAAGATGTTTCAGGTTTCAATTATGCTGCTGGATTAGTATTAGCAACTGAAGACGGTTTCCAGGATATCACTCCTCCGACTTTACCGGCCGCCAATATCGATGTTAATAACTCCGTCTCTCCTAACACTATAACCTTGCAGTTTAGTGAAAAACTTAATAAAACTACAGCCGAAGATATTACCCACTATACTGTGACTAATAATGCGGCTGGAATTTCCTATACTATTGCCAGTGCCGCTCTAACCAATGATACCGTTGTTTTAACTTTAGCGGCTTTTGACAAGGATGATCCTCAGACCTATATAACTAATGCTGCTATTGCCGGTCATATCAAGGTTACACCATCAACCCACATCTTGGATGTAGTTGGCACTGCTTATGCTGGCGCTTTAGTAACTGAAGCTGGTGGTTCTCATACTTTACACTCTAGCGTTCCGACCGTGACGGTTGGCGGCACTTCAGTTGATAAAGCTGGTGACACCATCACCCTTACTTTTAATGAAGAAATGGACACTAGCACTATTACTAATGCCATCGTACAAGCTGATACTAATGTTACTCTTGATTATTCTGACGATGCCGGTAATACCAACCAGGCTAATATTCCTTTGACTAACGCCACCGTTTCCTGGAATGCCGCTAAATTGGTGGCCACTATTACCCTTAATGAAGCTACTGATTCCGCCTATATCCCCGACGGCAAGTTCTTAGGAGCAACTTTATCAGGCGTAACTGATATCTACGGTATCGCTGAAGCCGGCTCAGAAGTTTACTCCGGTGCTGGTATTGCCAAGGAAGCCACTGTCCCGACGATCGTGGTGACCGCCAATTCAGTTAATGCTGGCGGTGATACTATTACTATTACATCTGATGAAGTTCTATCATCGACTGCCACTACGATTGGTAATTGGACTGTCCAATACGATGATAATGGCGCCGGCCTTAACATCCAGACCGTTACTCTAGCTAATGCTGTGGCAACGATTAATGCCGCTAAGACCGTGGTTACCATCACTCTTGATGAAGTCACTGATGGCGCTTCTATTCCTAGCAGCAAATATGTTAAGGTAACTCCGAATGCTACTAATATCAAAGATTTAGTGGGTAATAATGGGGTAGCCGCTGATTATACTGCTGCTGGCGTTAGCTCTGAATCAACCGCTCCGACAATTTCCGCTACTTCCGTAGCTGACGGAGCCACTGGCGTGGCGGTTAACCCAACGATTTCCGTTACTTTCAGCGAAGCTTTAAGCCCGGCAACTGTAAACAGCAATACTGTTAAGCTGTATACTGATGTTGGTAATAATAATGCAGTTAATATTGGTACTGACACTGAAGTTCCAGTTACTATCAGCTTAGAGAACAATGGCGCTTCTACTAAAATCTATATCACCCCCAATTCTAATCTAAGCAATTCCGGTAATTATATCTATCGTATCTCAACCGGCGTTAAGGATTTATCTGGTAATGCTTTAGCTGCTAACGCTGATTACGACTTTACCACCGTCGCTCAATCCAATGGTTCCTTGGCGGTTACCAGCATTTCTACCACTCGTTCCTATGCCACCGCTGATGATACTTGGGGCAATGGTTGGGCTTGGACTTTCAATATTACCGTTCCAACTTCAGAAACTAGTTTCCGGATGAAATTTTCTAACTGGATTAGCGGTAGTAACACAATAGCGGCTGCTAACAATATCCGCTTCTATTCTGCTCAAGCTTCAGCTAATGCGGATGCGGACAACGCCCGCTTGATTACGGCGGCTGCTACCAATAGCGATGCGATCATTTTGGATGGTGATTTAGATGCTAATACAGCTGGTCGTCAGATCCAAGTGACTGTTGAAGCTAAGGTCCCAGCCGGATCTTCTGGTGGATCATATTCCACTTCTTACGGAGTTACTTCAAATTTACCATCATAA